actagcctcggatgcggggtagctcctcctggccgctgccctgacctcggacacagggtcTCCTCACGTTACTCtaggttatctcttgacttcctccttttgcattccagtcccctatgatgaaaaggacatcctttttgggtgttagttctagaagattttgtaggtcttcatagaaccattcaactttagcttcttcagcattactcgttggggcatagacttggattaccatgatattgaatggtttgccttgaaaacgaacagagaccattctgtcatttttgggactgcacccaagtactgcattttggactgttttgttgactatgagggctactccatttgttccaagggattcctgcccacaggaaTAGATACAACAGTCATCTGAATTATTTGACCATTccagtcctggagaaggaaatggcaacccactccagtattcttgcctggagaatcccagggatagaggagcctggtgggctgctgtctatgggattgcgcagagtcagacttgactgaagcgacttagcagcagcattgcagtccattttagttcactgattcctaaaatgtcagtgttcactcttgccatcacctgtatgaccacttctaatttaccttgattcatggacctaacattctaggttcctatgcgatattgctctttacagcatcagaccttgcttctatcacgtcACATccccaactgggtgttgttttctctTTGACTCTCTCTCGtcaatctttctggagttatttctccactcttctctagtagcgtattgggcacctaccagcaTGGGTAGGTCATATTTCTTTGTcatactttttgccttttcatactgttcatggggttctcaaggcaagaacactgaagtggtttgccatttccttctccaatggaccacgttCAACATTCaaggtggtccactggagaaagagtTTCAACAACACTGTTTAAATATGTGTCCAGTCCAAACACATGCTATTCTAGAAAAGGAAATTAGTCCGTTCTGGAAGAACTCCAGCAAATGTTCAgttccctgggggtggggggtgggggtgctaaAAAAAAAGGCCCTCTTTGTAAGGAAGGGGGTACACAGGAGAATGGAAAGTGAGTGCCTTCGGAAACTACTACAGAGGATGTTCATCTGTGCCCAGGATCGGGCAGTGGAGACTATAAACCAAGACCTTTTCCAATTCACGGAGAAAAAACCCAGCTCAAAAGActaagcagaaaacaaaatatatggaGACTCACATGACAGCATAGTCCAGGAAGAGGTGAGCCTTGGGCGGGAGGCAAAGGCGCGGCGCTGGCTCTGAggacctcctctctctctccatttcatGGCCCTATTGTGCTCAACTCACAGCTGGAACCGCGAGCCCAAACATTATCAGAATTTGGTCTCTCTTCTGCGATACGCCAGTTCATGGCAGCCCCAAAGCCCAGCGACAATCCCCCAACCGCCCCCGCAAAGAAGCAACCTCCGCAAAAGCTATTTCCCTGCTGAACGTTCGCCGGAAAAGTTGAGAAGAGGACATTGATTGGCCCACTCTGGCCCAATGACTGCAGTCAGAAGGAGGGCAGTTTTTTGATTGGCTAGGTCTTGTTTGTGGAGGTCAGTCCTAAGGGCTGGGATTGGATTTCTTGTTTTGAAATGGGAGGGGGCGGGTGTCACCTTCCACAGCAAGAGATGATGGTAGCCAACAGTGACAACTTCAATAAGAATTGCTGGTGTCGGCTTCCCATGCCAGCTAACAGGGGGTGTTCTTAACTCTAGGGTGCATGGCTGTGTTGGGGGCCGGGAGTAGAATTCTGCAGGCTATTTCTTCTAACCTGTCTGTAAGGCTCAGTGAACTGGTAGGGATTTGGAAGGAATCCACGGTAGAAGATGCCCCAGCGCTGTGAGCAAACCAATTAAATCTGACACAGCAATACTGGATTTCTTACAATCAGCATGTTACGTGATTTAGGACAATAAAACCTCCTCTTGAAAAGAATCCCTATGCCGACTCTATAGTTTGAGAAATACGATAACCTAGGTAATGTGGTGCCACAATTAGTTAATTGGCCCTTCTGTAACTGGTACAGTTCTTAATATGGCATCCTCTGCCACCTATGACTGGAGCAGCATTAAGCAAATCCAGGATTTGAACAGGCCTGCTGGGCCCCTCTTCCTTCCTGCAGACTCCAGCAGCTTTGGCATGTCCTTTGGGTTCCATGACAGGGCTGTATGTCACATGGTGTGACCCTCCCACAGGCTTATGGATAACTGCTCACCCATTCCTTGGAGGCAGTGTTTTGGGTGGCAGTGCTAGGTGGCTTATGCTCAGGCGTCTAGGAAATTCCCCTCCGCCATCCTCCAGCCATGCACAAGGCTATCATTTCATAGTTCTATGCAGGTTTGGAGGCTCCACCTGGTTGAGGGAAGTTGGGAACCCTGTAATAATGGAATTCCTTAACTGCAGTATCTCCTGACCTTAGAAAGCAAAGGAGCTGCCTTTCAGATAATAGATTGAGTTCTTTTAAGTGGTTGGCTTTTTGGCTCTGATGTGGATGGAATGCCACCAATTTATATGGAGAACGAGCTTACCGATTTACTAGACTTCATCTACTCTTGACTTAGTTGACACACAATTCTCGTAGGTTGGCTATTTTCCCAGTTTTCAAGAGATTACAAACAGTAAGTGATGTACACGAAGAAATGGGTATTCACCCTTGGAAGGAAAAACTACATtaattcaataagtatttttatAACAAATACTTATTATCGAAGTCCCATATTGTGCTAGGTGTTAGAGGTACAAGAGTAAGCAAGGAAAAGTTCTGCCCTTGTGGAACTTACAGGCATTCGACACATGATGACTCAAACTATGACAGCTGTGAGAAAGGCCACACAAAAGTAGCAGGTGCTATGAGGGCTTGTGGCTGGAGGGCCAACCCTAAATTTTTAGGACCATGGAAGGCCTCCGGAAGAAAATCAACCTGAGATATGAAATAAACACACAGGTCAGTAAGTTGGGGAGTGGGTGTGAGAAGCTCGGAACTCAGGACCCTGCAAGAAGCTGGTGTAGCCGGACAGAGAAGGCAGTATGGTGTGAGATGACCAGGGAGAGGTGGGCGGAGTCAGATCAGGCAAAGTCTCTTGGGTTGCATTAAGGATTCTCAACCTAAACCCAGAGAGCTTGGAATAGGGAAGTGACACAGATTTACACCTTTATAAGACCACTCTGCTTAGCACGTGGAAAAGGGGTTAAAGGGACACAGAAGTGGACGCAGATGGAAAAGAGGCTGTTACTGGAGCCAGGGGAGAGCAGTGACACCTGTGCCCTGGGAATGGGCAGAAGGTAAACTCAAGGGCTAAAGGTGGGTCAGATGTGTCAGGTAGCCGGGAGCAAAGATTATCCCAGATTTCTGGCATGAGAAATTCAACATTGGTGACATCTATTAAGGAGAGGAACCCTGTAAGAATTTGGAGGGATTGTGAATTTCATGTTAGATATGTTGACTGCAAAGTGTTTGTGAAATATCCAGCTGGAGGTGCAGAGGTGGTTGGATGGGTGGGGCTAGAACTGTAAATTTAGTATTGTATCAATATATTTGGAATAGAGATGGAAATTAAAGTGAGGAGCTTGGACAAGATCACTTCAGGAGAAACTGTGGTTTTAGACAAGGGCCTCGTGCTGAGCACGGAAGAAATTGATCATGAAAAACTGGTGAGATGCAGAAGTGTGGGAGCAGGCTCCAGCTTGGCCTCCAGTGACCCCCCTTCTTGGTTTTCATATCCTAGAGGTCCTCCCATGTGGAGGCAGCTAGTCAGGGCAGCCCATAGATTGTGGAAATGACAGTGCATGACCAAGCTGGTGGCTAAAATCTTCTGAGACCTGAATCTTTAGAGACCTAAACTGGTACCTCTGGTTCAAACAGAAAGAGGTCTGGTTCAAACAGTGATTTCTAAGAAGCTCGAGGGCATCTGTCCCTCAACAGTCTCAGGAGAAACTCACAGTATAGAATATATCTCAGAGAAATATGTGGGTGGGGCTCTTGCCTAATAGAGTGACTGCAGTGAGATTCCTAGGAGACACATAAAGTGTTCACAATAATTAGGACTAAAAGGGATACACTACAAAAGGGAAAGAGgcctttcagctcagttcagtcactcagctgtatccgactctttgagaccccatggactgcagcacacgaggtaTCTGGGTGTGACCTACCTGGGTAAGCTCTAGTTTAGGGTCTCCTGACGTTGGCTGGCGCTGCAGTCATCAGAAAGCTTGACTGAAGCCAGAGGATCCACTTCCAGGATCATCCATGTTACTGTGAGCAGGAGAACTCAGTTCCTCAGCATGTGAGCATCTCCGTAGGACTCACTATCTGGCATCCTCATACATGGCGACTGGCTTCCCCCcagagcaggccaggcttccctgtccatcaactcctgaagcttgctcaaactcatgtccattgagttggtgatgccatccaaccatatcctctgttgtccccttctcctcctgccttcaatctttcccagcatcagagtctttttcaaggaGCCAGTTCTTCACTTTGACCCCCTCAAATTCTACCAAGGGGAAGCAGGCTGAGAAAATTATGTAGCTGTAAGTATAGGCTACCTTTCATGGAAGAGGAAGGATGAATCAGATGGCGGAGGTCAGCCTCCAAGATGGGACCCACAACACTCCTCCTCCGTTATTTGTACTGAATACCACACTGAAAAGGACTGACCTGTGTAAAGTGTACATAGTGTGGAGTGCACTGTGTGACTTGAGGACAAGTCATGAAAGACACTGCAGCTTCCACTTTGCTTTCCTGAATCACCTGCTCTGGGGGGAAGCCAGTCGCCATGTCATGAGGATGCCACACACTGAGTCCTATAGAGATGCTCACATGCTGAGGAACTGAGTTCTCCTGCCCACAGTAACATGGGTGATCCTGGAAGTGGATCCTCTGGCTTCAGTCAAGCTTTCTGATGACTGCAGCGCCAGCCAACGTCAGGAGACCCTAAACTAGAGCTTACCCAGGTAGGCCACACCCAGATACCTGGCCCACAGCAACTGAGAagtaatatttgttattttaggATGATATGTCTTggggggtaatttgttatgtaacaataaatcattaaaacaaagagaaaggcCAGAAGAGTGCGAGTTCATGAAAAGTAAATGGATTATGTTTCAAGGAGATATTGGACAAGTATGTCAAATGTTGTGAAAACATCAAATGTCTCATATTTAGATGACAATGAAGCCCATCTATCAATTTCATTTAGATACCTTCATTGTAGAAAACATAAACAAGAAAAATCCACTGTGCTCAGTATAGTTGGTATAAGAAAACTTAGAACTATCTGCCATTCTTTTGAAGAACTTCATTAAAAATGTTCTGAAAGTCTGTGAGGCCTCTCAGtgacaacaaattaaaaaaaaatgctttactgCACTTACCTGGTCTCTCAGCTGCCTTCCCTTATGGATACACCATGTCACTGCTGGACTGCAACTCTGTAAAGGGCAGATACACCTGCCCTTTAGCAGCTGGAGTGTTAGGTATGCTGCAGATACTCAGACAAGTTGAAAAGTCaaagtattagtcacttagtcatgtctgactcattgtgaccccatggactgtagcctgccagactcctctgtccatggaattctccaggcaagaatactgaagtcagttgccatccccttcttcaggggatcttcccgacccagggatcaaacccaggtgtcccacattgcaggcagattctttaccatctaagccaccagggaagccttggtcaGACAAGTTACCTTCAGACTAAGTTAACTTcatgaaatgcaaaataaaagacTCATATTTTACTAAAAACAATCCCACCACTATCTTATATTAATGTtgcaatttatatattaaattatatattaaaagtaCTCACTACATCTTACATTATGCTCAGAACAAACCCTGTGAGGTGGCTAAGTGGGTTAATGCGCTGGATactcactcaatcgtgtctgtctgcaaccccatggactgtagcctgccaggctactctgtccatgggattctccaggcaagaatactggagtgagttgccatttcctactccaagggatcctcccaacccagggattgaacctgtgtctcttgtgtcccctgtattggcaggcagattctttaccattgtgccacttGAAAAGCCCAAAGGTGGGTTAATAGAAAGGGCAAATACATTCCTATTTCCCAAAGCAGGCAACTGAGGCCCTAGAGAGGCTGCAGTTACTGGGTTAAAAGACCACACAAGATATCCATGGTTGCAGATCCTCTGGTATCAAGTTGAGCACTTTTTCCAAAATGTCCAGGCAAGATGCACCAGGGCCTCTTCATCCAGCACCCTCCTCCTACAAATATTCTCAGACCAAATCTAACATGACTTTCCACAGCCGTCTGTCCTTACAGCATAGGAATGCTGTCCTTTCTGTAGTTGGAATCAGAGAATGGGTGAAGATGTTGTCTTCTTTGCACTTTGGTTCCCATGTGACAGTACAACTTGAATGTCTGCCACAGCAATCCCCGTGGGCGCCTGGACAATGCCACCATTGTTCAGAACATTCTTCATTGGAAGAGGCCTTCAGAGAACAGAAATTCTCCCCAGGAAGAAAACCAGTCTATTAGTTGAgagttatgctttattttttaattgcaaatgGTATCATTAACTTGAATATTCTCATCAATCATCAGATTTTTAGCTGTTTCCCAGATTTCAATCTCTCCTTGGAGACCACAACTTTATCAACACTGAATATATTTAAGCACACTTGTTATAGACTCTGAGGGCATGTCACAAAGGTATTCCAGAAAGATCAGTAGCAACAGCACCCTCTAAACAGAATACCCTGAGGAAGAAAACCCTCATAAGGAATGTGTAAtaacaatattaataaaaataatggctTGTAAGTGTGGTGAGCGGCACTTTATATACCTGGTCCAATTCAACCCTCCAAAGAATCCTGGGAGGTAAGATAAAGGTCTGTTCATTTCAATATCAAACATTACCATGTGGTCACACAGGTATAACACCTTTATGTCATGAAGGGCAAAAACTCATTCCTAGAACATACATCTGACTAGCAACCACCTCCCCTGCAAAAGTGACCATCTCCTCAGAGGCTTGGGCTGTCGGGAAGTAGCTCAACTTGGTGTTTTTCACACAAGTGCAAGCCTGTTAGCATTTTGCCATTCCCATATCGTGTTTCAACCTCTGTGAAGTCAATGTAGAACGTATGGAATGAAGATAAGTACATTTTTGGCTTCTGAGAAATTCAAGTAAGACATTTCCCATCTGAGGGAGTTTAGCTCTGTGGGTTTCGGAATGACGTCTATTGTCCATGTCTAAAGGAGGAGGACCCAAGGATCTGAATCTCAAACTTATCCTGGTTTCTGTTTTCTCCCTTCAGGATTTGTGCCAGGAGGTAGGAAATGAAGACTTAATCcaagaatcaatttttttttttttggctgtgctgtgtagcacatgggatcttaattctccaaccagagattgaatccatacCTCCTGCACTGaaaactcagagtcttaaccactggacagccagggcgAAGTCCCCCAAGAATCTATTCTTAAGTAGTGACTTGAAGATCCAAATGTTGACATCAGGTATCTATTCTCTATTTATAAAACGTGTGTTTCctgcaaaccacctcagtatatATAACCACCTCAGTGGTGTCCGGTAACACCTCAGTACAGCTCCTCCTTCACACCGACAGGATCACGGAAGGCAGCAGCCACATGAGAACCACTGTAACCAGGAGTAAGATCACCAGCTCATCCCAAACAAGACACTTGGAGTCACGACTCCCAGGACGTCTGCCGTGACCGTGGGCTTTAAACCACTCGACTGCCTCCTGGAGGTCAAACGGCTGAGCCTCATACCCCAGCTCCTTCCTGGCTTTCTCCAGGCTAAAGTAATGTGTGACGCCGGTTTTGTAAACTTCGGTGCGGGTGAGGAAGGGCTGGAAGTTGTAGAGTCGCCCCAAGATGAAGTGGGTCATCTCTGTCAGGAAAGCGAAGCAATAGATGAGGGTCAGAGGGAGGCGGATGGACGGGAACTTGTAGCCCAGGCCCTCAACCAGAGGCCGGAGGAACTCAAAGTTGTTCACGGGCCTGCCGTCTGAGATGAAGTAGGGCTGCCCGGCGGCAATGTGGCCCTTGTCAGCTTTGAGGGCCTCTGAGGCCAGGATGTGAGCCTGCACCAAGTTGTCCACGTGGACAAATTCCACCAGACTCTTGGGGTCTCCATACACAAACCTGAACAGGCCCTTCTCTATGTAGCTCACTATCCTGGGGAGGTGCCTCTGTTCTCCAGGCCCGTAGATGCCAGCAGGCCTCAGGGCACAGGTGCTCAAGACCCCACCGCCCCTCTCCAGGGCCATACCATTGGCTGACAGCACCTTCTTCTCGGCGATAGATTTGGTCCGAGAGTAGTGATCAGGATGGAGGTGAAGGGGCAGGTAAGGCAGGGATTCGTCTCCATTTCTGATGACCTGCCCTCCAAAGATGACGTTGAAAGTGCTTGTGTACACTAACCTTGGCACCCCTCTCCTCCTGCATGCCTGGAGGATGTTGTCTGTGCCCCCCACGTTGACTTCTTCAATCAGGCTTCGATTCAGTTGCTCGCGCCCCGACATACCATAAGACGCGATATGGAACACACAAGCCACGTCGACACCCTGGAAGGCGTTCTCTATGTCAGAGAGACGGCGGATGTCTCCTAGTATAAACCGGATGCCTTCTGGAATGGTCTCAGGGCGGCTGATGTCAAACAGAATCACATGGACTCCTTTCTGGTTCAGAGCACAGCCAAGCCtgcaagaaaaaaagagtaagttAGATCAAATCACTATTAAGCCATGCCTTGGAAAAGTacggctcagacggtgaagcgtctgcctgcagtgtgggatacctgggtttgttccctgggttgggaagatcccctggagaaggaaatggcaacccactccagtactcttgcctggaaaattccatggactgaggagcctggtaggctacagtctatgggttcacaaagagtcggacatgactgagcgacttcactttctttctttctttggaaaagtATATAATTTTCCCAGTGTCCTTGGCTTATCCTGTGAGTTCCTCACTTTACACGTTCACTGGTCCAAGTCTTGCttatgcaaatattaaaaaacGAGCATCTTCACATTTATTTAAATTGCAATGAGAGAGGCTTTATCTTCAAAGATGGTGGTGTCCACATAGTACATTCACCCGGCCCCCCGTtccaggcatgcatgcatgctagctcacttcagtcgtgcctgactctttgtgaccccacggaatgtagcccaccaggctcctctgtccatgggattctccaggcaagaatattggagtgggttgccataccctcctccaaggaatcttcctgacccagggatcgaacctgcatctcctgcagctccctgtattgcaggtggattctttaccactgagccaccagaaaaccCCTCCTCCCCCTGTTCTAGCACTCACCATCTATTCTTCAGAATATTTATGAATGATAATATAACTGTGAAAGAAtagctattattttaatttttttttgtgtgtgatatgaCTATCTCCCCACCCCGATTCAATGGCTTTATAAAGAATTTCTCTTCAAGTGGAATGTATCTATAGCTTTCAATTTCCTAATCTGAACAGTGGGCAGCATGGTTCATTCCTGGTCTACACTGCATTAATGTAGGTTGAAAGCTATACTTTTCCCAGCAACTACCGGTAAAATACTTCCACAGACATATTTTACAGATGTACTGACCGGAAACCAAAATAGCCACCTCCTCCTGTAATGAGGACCGTTTCCTTTCGAGATTTGTGGGAATCCATATGTGGCAGTCAAAGATATCAGGACCTATGAAGAAAGCAGGATGCACCACTATTACTAACCCAACTGCAGAGGCGATGGTCCCCTTCTTGGGGTTAATAGACACAAAAAGGCAGTGTGCTCCAGCAGAAAGAAGAGCTCAGACCTGGGTTCCCGTCATGGCTTTGGGACATTAGCTGACTCCTGCCCACCCCCCTCCTGTCACTTCTTGGGCTGTACAACATTTCTTCCCGTGTGTCAGCAGGAACAGTAATAATCTGCTCTGACTGCCTGGCAAGGTCAGTGTGAaggttaaataagataatgtagCTGGGAGAGCTTTGAAAAACCACAAAGCACTCTCCAAATAGAAAGCATTATTCTTAATCTGTGGAAAACACTAGAGGCTTCTTGAAAAGAAGTTGCTCAAATTTGGTAGGGAGGGTCCTTTTCTGCACCCTTGCCCCCACCAAAAAATCAAGGACAGAACTCTGAagcaaatttccaacatcttttGTTTAAGACAGCACACTGCAGCATAGTTTAATACTGgcttttatgtaaaaaaaaaaaaacacaacaacaacagggaAGGACAGAAAGGTCCTTTATGTAGCAAACCATATTCACCCACCTAGGAAATCTTCTAAGTACTGTGTGTGCTCAATACCTATGGGAACCTTGCCACTCCCTCCTTCCGCATCTATGCtaaaattatattctaattattat
Above is a genomic segment from Ovis canadensis isolate MfBH-ARS-UI-01 breed Bighorn chromosome 14, ARS-UI_OviCan_v2, whole genome shotgun sequence containing:
- the SDR42E1 gene encoding short-chain dehydrogenase/reductase family 42E member 1, coding for MDSHKSRKETVLITGGGGYFGFRLGCALNQKGVHVILFDISRPETIPEGIRFILGDIRRLSDIENAFQGVDVACVFHIASYGMSGREQLNRSLIEEVNVGGTDNILQACRRRGVPRLVYTSTFNVIFGGQVIRNGDESLPYLPLHLHPDHYSRTKSIAEKKVLSANGMALERGGGVLSTCALRPAGIYGPGEQRHLPRIVSYIEKGLFRFVYGDPKSLVEFVHVDNLVQAHILASEALKADKGHIAAGQPYFISDGRPVNNFEFLRPLVEGLGYKFPSIRLPLTLIYCFAFLTEMTHFILGRLYNFQPFLTRTEVYKTGVTHYFSLEKARKELGYEAQPFDLQEAVEWFKAHGHGRRPGSRDSKCLVWDELVILLLVTVVLMWLLPSVILSV